The Musa acuminata AAA Group cultivar baxijiao chromosome BXJ2-5, Cavendish_Baxijiao_AAA, whole genome shotgun sequence genomic interval CATAAAAGAGAGAGGTATACATTATTTTGAAGTCGTTGTTATCCGCAATGGACATGGGCTCTAAGCTACACTAAGAAAAAGAgtctacaataataataataaaaccgaGTCCCAATTATTTGAGGACTAAGAATAGATGTACaaagaatataaattaattttgattttaagAATCTGATCCACATCTTTCAGAgataaatatgttttgaatgtaaCTAaaggtatatattttttatcttaatgTTTAAATTTCTTTATAGTTTCACAGTAAATCTAGCAGCTGATAACGAGAAAAGTGATCCTATGATATTTTTCTATTGATGTGCTTTCCATTAAATCGAGTAGCAGATAACGAGAAAGGCGAATTTTATATTCGAATTAGCAAGTAATATTTTATCTTTGTAATAGGATTCATGCCACCAACCTTTTAGGAGAAGCCAGCTTGTGAGAGTAATCAATTTGGTAACACCAAGTTTGATATCCATGTGGTTTTTCTCCGTACCCGTTGGCGTACAAAAGACCATCCTTCCTTCCCCAAGTGTTATCCTCTTTGACAGTACGATACTGCCAAATGGAAGACAGTGACAAAGGACTCAATCACCACCGCGAGCCGTGGGCAAAGTGGGCCACACTCCGACACACCTTATCTACATGCTGATCAAGCCTCTCTACAAACTTAGCATATGTACATCTTCCAAACTCTTTATCATCCATCCATGATAACATCTATCCTTTATGTTTAATTTCTATCGTTCGATATATTTTGTTATCCTAGTAAATTTATTGTCCATACATCCACCTCACCCAGAACAATGAATACCACACAATCCTACGCTCCAAAAACGTGTGATTGTCATCCGGACCACACGCACTTCGATATCGCAACTACCTGCCCAGACGAACTAGTCAGATAATCGTGTCCGTCCATTTCCGTCAATCTAAAACCGTGATCTCAGCATCACTTCATGCTGAGAAAGGTGTGCGTATACACCATTTCCAATTTCCCAATACAATATCGGCGAAGCCACGCTTCACCTTCCCATTTGCGTGGGACCCGCTGatactattttattatttttagtgtcGTTATTTCTTTCTCTTTATATAATTCGTGCGACTTGACCTTTCGGGCGCGTTGTTCCCCTCAGTTCCTCTTTCTCGATTAATCTTCCTATTCTCTTTGAACGATTGGTAGACAGATTCCATGAGGTTTAGCAGCGAGGCGACCTCCTCCGGCTGCGGCTTGGACGCGAACGCGCCGCTCCTCCCGTCGGTTGCAGGGAGCGACTACCACGGGCGGCTGCTGTCGTCGCAGCCCAAGACGTTCGCGAACGTGTTCATCGCGATCGTAGGCGCCGGCGTGCTGGGGCTCCCCTACGCCTTCCGGCGCACCGGATGGGCCGCCGGCGCCATTCTCCTCCTTGCCGTCGCCGCCCTCAGCTTCCATTGCATGATGCTCCTCGTCCGCACCCGCCGCCAACTAAATCTCGGGCATTCCGCCAAGATCGCCTCTTTCGGCGACCTCGGCCTTGCCGTTGCCGGTCCCCTCGGCCGTCTCGCCGTCGACGCCATGATCGTCCTCAGCCAGGCTGGTTTCTGCATCGGCTACCTCATCTTCATCTCCAAATCCTTCACCCACCTCCTCCCCGCCTCCCTCACCTTCCTCCCCTTCCTCTCCTCCAATGCCATCTACGTGCTCACCATGCTTCCTTTCCAGCTTGGCCTCAACTCGATACAGACCCTCACCCTCCTCGCCCCGCTCAGCATCTTCGCCGACGTTGTCGACATTGGCGCTATGGGCGTCGTCATCGCCAAGGACGTCTCCATCATGCTGTCCAGCCCCCCGCCGCTCAACGCCTTCTCCGGTCCCTCCGTCCTCCTCTACGGCATCGGGGTCGCCGTCTACGCCTTCGAAGGCGTCGGCATGGTCATCCCTCTGGAGGCCGAGGCCGCCGACAAGCCCAAGTTCGGGCGCACCCTTGGCCTCTCCATGGCCTTCATCGCGCTCCTGTACGGTCTCTTCGGCGTGCTCGGCTACGCAGCCTTCGGCGAGGAGACCCGGGATATCATCACCACCAACCTCGGCGTCGGCGCTCTTAGCTTGCTTATCCAGCTGGGCCTCTGCATCAACCTCTTCTTCACGTTCCCAGTAATGATGAATCCGGTGTTCGAGGTGGCAGAGCGGTGGGTGTGCGGGAAGCGGTACTGTTGGTGGCTGCGGTGGGCCGTGGTGGTGGCGGTGAGCCTGGTGGCCACGCTGGTGCCCAACTTCGCCGACTTCCTGTCGCTGGTGGGCAGCAGCGTGTGCGTCGTGTTGGGGTTCGTGCTTCCGGCGTTGTTCCACCTCAAGGTTTTCGGCTCTGAGCTCGGATGGGCTGGCGCAACCGTAGACATCGCCATCCTCATCATCGGCTTGACGCTGGCCATCTCCGGCACTTGGTCTTCTCTCATGACCATCTTCAACTCCGTGCAGCTAGATAGGGTGCTTATTAGAAATGGATCTATCGGAATGTAAGGCAGGGGAATGGCTCTCA includes:
- the LOC135612547 gene encoding amino acid transporter AVT3B-like, with protein sequence MRFSSEATSSGCGLDANAPLLPSVAGSDYHGRLLSSQPKTFANVFIAIVGAGVLGLPYAFRRTGWAAGAILLLAVAALSFHCMMLLVRTRRQLNLGHSAKIASFGDLGLAVAGPLGRLAVDAMIVLSQAGFCIGYLIFISKSFTHLLPASLTFLPFLSSNAIYVLTMLPFQLGLNSIQTLTLLAPLSIFADVVDIGAMGVVIAKDVSIMLSSPPPLNAFSGPSVLLYGIGVAVYAFEGVGMVIPLEAEAADKPKFGRTLGLSMAFIALLYGLFGVLGYAAFGEETRDIITTNLGVGALSLLIQLGLCINLFFTFPVMMNPVFEVAERWVCGKRYCWWLRWAVVVAVSLVATLVPNFADFLSLVGSSVCVVLGFVLPALFHLKVFGSELGWAGATVDIAILIIGLTLAISGTWSSLMTIFNSVQLDRVLIRNGSIGM